The uncultured Desulfobulbus sp. genome window below encodes:
- a CDS encoding EAL domain-containing protein has product MKRTRDYLAQQIESQTQESANFLGLALSSVQGQNELAIMETMIDALFDSGTYLSIELLDNEGQTRVARQQDNLVLPVPPWFSAQIDLPVPQAEAKVMRGWVQTGIVRIASRLDGAYQNLWQAARKTALWCGLTWCIFVVIGGGVLRSILQPLKRIEEQANALMGRRFDVQLQIPRTRELRRVVEAMNTMTTRIGQIFNEHAAAAEKLKEQVYLDPLTGLGNRRYLQAQIEARLADTANQITGTFILLQVQGLKAINDQHGYEQGDQILQDVATHLQVGCRRFSDAVLARLGGGDMAVFFPGVDILGVQEFWDEVFPSEYRPVHQPPSLSSETGLLAAGGVCFEDQAPSLSNLLAAADMALTQARSHGEGGLEILSLNGEVECALQGRMHYKQSILDLIADKNIIFYAQPTVQKGNLEHPLGHEVYARVIDSEGRHQSLAMYIAMAEQFGLAADLEQMIVDQLLSTAMRPLLPKRLALNISASSLADPVFFQWLSTTLGRCGREGFFFDLEFPEPQLHIGGERVREFADAMRQAGHGIGIDHFGQGLADFSYLQWLTPDYVKIDRAIADELLRKDKDVRFFIESLCSVAHSLGVQVVIKNVETEEQLEILAALNIDAMQGNALQPPLLLAG; this is encoded by the coding sequence GTGAAACGCACTCGCGATTATCTAGCCCAGCAGATTGAGTCGCAGACCCAGGAAAGTGCCAACTTCCTTGGCTTAGCTCTTTCATCTGTCCAGGGGCAAAATGAGCTGGCCATTATGGAGACCATGATAGATGCTCTCTTTGACAGCGGTACCTATCTCTCCATAGAGCTTTTGGATAACGAGGGGCAAACCCGAGTTGCACGACAGCAAGATAATCTGGTACTGCCGGTCCCCCCCTGGTTCAGCGCCCAGATTGATTTGCCTGTGCCCCAGGCTGAGGCCAAAGTGATGCGGGGCTGGGTGCAGACAGGAATCGTTCGAATTGCCAGTCGTCTTGATGGTGCTTACCAAAATCTATGGCAGGCTGCCCGCAAAACAGCTCTGTGGTGTGGGCTGACCTGGTGCATTTTCGTTGTTATAGGAGGGGGGGTATTGCGCTCCATCCTCCAACCACTCAAACGTATTGAAGAACAGGCTAATGCTTTAATGGGGCGTCGCTTTGATGTCCAGCTGCAAATCCCGCGTACCCGTGAGCTTAGACGGGTCGTTGAGGCCATGAACACCATGACCACACGTATTGGGCAGATTTTCAATGAGCACGCAGCCGCTGCAGAAAAACTCAAAGAGCAGGTATATCTCGATCCCCTGACAGGGCTTGGTAACAGACGCTATCTTCAGGCACAGATCGAAGCACGGCTGGCTGACACCGCCAACCAGATAACCGGAACATTTATTCTTCTTCAGGTGCAAGGTTTAAAAGCCATTAATGATCAACATGGCTATGAGCAGGGAGACCAGATACTTCAGGATGTGGCAACCCATCTTCAGGTCGGCTGTCGTCGCTTTTCCGATGCGGTCCTGGCTCGTCTGGGAGGAGGAGATATGGCAGTCTTTTTTCCCGGAGTGGATATTCTTGGTGTGCAGGAATTTTGGGATGAGGTCTTTCCGTCTGAATATCGGCCTGTTCACCAGCCTCCCAGTCTTTCCTCAGAGACAGGGCTTCTTGCTGCAGGTGGCGTCTGTTTCGAAGATCAGGCTCCCTCGCTCTCCAATCTGCTTGCGGCTGCAGATATGGCGCTAACGCAAGCTCGGAGTCATGGAGAGGGGGGACTGGAAATACTTTCCCTCAATGGTGAGGTGGAATGCGCCCTTCAGGGACGAATGCATTACAAACAGTCAATTCTTGACTTGATTGCGGATAAAAATATCATTTTTTACGCTCAACCCACGGTGCAAAAAGGCAATCTTGAACATCCGCTGGGCCATGAGGTGTACGCACGGGTGATTGACAGTGAGGGCAGGCATCAGTCTCTGGCCATGTATATTGCAATGGCCGAGCAGTTTGGCCTGGCAGCCGATCTTGAGCAGATGATCGTGGACCAGTTGTTGAGCACCGCCATGCGGCCCTTGTTACCCAAACGTCTCGCGTTGAATATTTCTGCCAGTTCTTTGGCAGACCCTGTTTTTTTCCAATGGTTGAGCACCACCCTTGGGCGCTGCGGTCGCGAGGGCTTCTTTTTTGATCTTGAATTTCCTGAGCCTCAACTCCACATTGGTGGTGAACGGGTAAGAGAATTTGCTGATGCTATGCGGCAAGCAGGACACGGCATAGGTATCGATCATTTTGGTCAGGGGCTTGCCGATTTTAGTTACCTTCAGTGGCTGACACCGGACTATGTCAAAATCGATCGGGCAATCGCCGATGAACTCCTACGTAAAGATAAAGATGTACGCTTTTTTATAGAGTCTCTTTGTTCCGTGGCCCATAGCCTTGGAGTGCAGGTGGTGATAAAAAATGTGGAAACAGAGGAGCAGTTGGAGATATTGGCTGCACTCAATATTGATGCTATGCAGGGCAATGCGCTGCAACCTCCGTTGCTGCTGGCTGGATAA
- a CDS encoding transglutaminase-like cysteine peptidase, giving the protein MRRLLRACLVLSLLLIVASLLSSKLIYAHSSLNVDEKTLTWAQQSYGSKGMDRLLHWQQFMVGLGTDELELVEAVNSYLNHYVFISDIHHWGKPDYWATPVEFIASGGGDCEDFAVAKYFSLIQLGVASDKLALNYVFATPLNQSHLVLAYYPLPGREPWILDNIINTIKPASERSDLVPIYSFNASTLWKNKKMGKGERIGHSRRIRPWRELLHRMEEL; this is encoded by the coding sequence GTGCGCCGTCTGCTGAGAGCCTGTCTGGTTCTCAGTCTTTTATTGATTGTAGCTTCATTACTCAGCAGCAAGCTCATATATGCACACTCTTCTCTTAACGTTGATGAAAAGACCTTAACCTGGGCACAACAGAGCTATGGTTCTAAGGGGATGGACCGGCTCCTGCATTGGCAACAGTTTATGGTAGGCCTCGGAACTGATGAACTGGAGCTGGTTGAAGCGGTCAATAGTTATTTGAATCATTATGTTTTCATCAGTGATATTCATCATTGGGGCAAGCCAGATTATTGGGCCACGCCCGTGGAATTTATTGCCTCCGGGGGAGGAGATTGTGAAGATTTCGCAGTAGCCAAATATTTTTCTCTCATTCAACTCGGCGTGGCGAGTGATAAACTCGCTTTGAATTACGTTTTTGCCACCCCGCTCAATCAAAGCCATCTTGTGCTGGCCTATTATCCACTTCCAGGGAGAGAGCCTTGGATCTTGGATAACATTATCAATACCATCAAACCTGCTTCAGAACGTAGCGACCTCGTTCCTATCTATAGTTTTAACGCAAGCACTCTCTGGAAAAATAAAAAGATGGGGAAGGGAGAACGTATTGGCCATAGCCGCCGTATCCGTCCCTGGCGTGAGCTCCTTCATAGAATGGAGGAGCTGTAG
- a CDS encoding PEP-CTERM sorting domain-containing protein — translation MPATRKIYGTLPSQVSPELADLTDASSEKNGQWYGLCKKRSVQSIEDFRRTVENDPTLSVYYAGFNWDEAKIGSLKEDVIAYVAHRKGDVIGPTTKPIKLPKGDQYITDGERTARTYCCNDIDLSPSAGHEPTLEPEALELTFPPVPVPKRSSVRQADVLPWSPDPSPPISSVTVVPEPGTAALLGLGLLALAGIGRRRLNK, via the coding sequence TTGCCAGCAACCAGAAAAATTTATGGTACCCTGCCAAGTCAAGTATCTCCAGAATTGGCCGACCTTACAGATGCCAGCAGTGAAAAAAATGGCCAATGGTATGGGCTTTGTAAAAAAAGAAGTGTACAAAGTATTGAAGATTTTCGGCGTACCGTTGAAAATGATCCTACTCTGTCTGTCTATTACGCCGGTTTTAATTGGGACGAGGCTAAAATTGGCAGTCTGAAAGAAGATGTCATCGCCTATGTCGCCCACAGAAAGGGGGATGTCATTGGTCCCACGACGAAGCCGATTAAACTGCCTAAAGGAGATCAATACATCACGGATGGAGAACGGACTGCGCGAACCTATTGCTGCAACGATATCGATTTATCTCCCTCTGCGGGGCACGAACCGACTCTGGAGCCAGAAGCGTTGGAGCTTACGTTTCCCCCCGTACCCGTACCCAAACGAAGTAGCGTCCGTCAGGCAGATGTTCTGCCTTGGTCACCGGATCCTTCACCTCCGATCTCAAGCGTAACCGTTGTTCCTGAACCCGGAACTGCGGCGCTTCTGGGGCTCGGCCTGCTTGCCCTGGCAGGGATCGGCAGAAGAAGATTGAACAAGTAA
- a CDS encoding FAD-dependent oxidoreductase, whose translation MSDTKQNTLTVRGLDEQGRRISSKDFEEAVRTAAADADELILESFGQHNIGLRLGTKERPLTIRVKGPAGQRLGCMGMPGSTIICEGSTSDDVGYLNIGADVIVKGDATNGACNAMAGGRVMIGGSIGARGLTMTKWNPDYERPEMWVLGSVGDTFAEFNCGGIGVVCGVEAKNAANVLGYRPCVGMVGGKILFRGPIDESYSKNNAVLAPIGDEDWQWLSTNMPEYLEKIGRSELLASLTIREEWNALSAITPQERALMFSGPMPMAEFRRRIWDRGFGGGDPLRDLAPGLERDVIGVVETGEFRRKKPFWANRDSAAPCTFFCPIHIPTIDRLRLIREGRTEEAYEMLLRYTPLPASVCGTICPNLCIQNCSREKIDYSIDASVLGRAVHAVDPPKAKDPVGKKVAIIGGGPAGMAAAWHLALNGVEAHIFERDNRLGGKLAQTIPWERLSQAVWDVEIDRFMKTDNLHVNLEATLSKDTVEELKKDFDYVVVAVGTHQPRTLSFPGHEQVIPALDYLKAAKSDSPMKTGKQVVVIGAGNVGCDVAAEAYRLGADQVTLIDVQKPQAFGKERAAAEELGATFKWPFMTKEVTAEGVIGSDGTVLPAQTVIISIGDIPSLPFLPDSVEVVKVAGASWIKTDEAGRTSDPQILAVGDVEKPGLATNALGAGKRTADYLLATINGEDWLPFRQRMVDYESLTLAHYDPVTDRGRTEDQQAARCLSCGSCRDCHLCETVCPTGAIFRREIVAGADGVSYEYVSEDEKCIACGFCADTCPCGIWVMRPF comes from the coding sequence ATGAGCGATACAAAGCAAAATACTCTCACTGTCCGCGGCCTTGATGAGCAGGGGCGACGGATATCGTCAAAAGATTTCGAAGAGGCGGTCCGTACTGCAGCAGCAGATGCCGATGAGCTGATTCTTGAATCTTTTGGTCAGCATAACATCGGTCTGCGTCTGGGCACGAAAGAGCGCCCCCTGACCATTCGGGTCAAAGGACCTGCGGGGCAGCGCCTTGGTTGTATGGGCATGCCCGGCTCCACCATCATCTGTGAGGGCTCAACCTCCGATGATGTCGGCTACCTCAATATCGGCGCCGATGTCATTGTCAAGGGGGACGCCACCAACGGCGCCTGTAACGCCATGGCTGGCGGCCGGGTAATGATCGGCGGCTCCATTGGAGCCCGCGGTCTGACCATGACCAAATGGAACCCGGATTACGAGCGCCCCGAGATGTGGGTCCTTGGTTCGGTGGGCGATACCTTTGCCGAGTTCAACTGCGGTGGTATCGGTGTTGTCTGTGGTGTGGAAGCCAAAAATGCGGCCAATGTCCTTGGTTACCGGCCCTGCGTCGGTATGGTTGGTGGAAAGATTCTTTTCCGTGGCCCCATTGACGAATCATACTCCAAAAACAACGCGGTGCTCGCCCCCATCGGGGATGAAGACTGGCAGTGGCTCAGTACTAATATGCCTGAGTACCTGGAGAAGATCGGTCGCAGCGAACTGCTTGCAAGCTTAACTATTCGCGAGGAGTGGAACGCCCTCTCAGCGATTACTCCCCAGGAGCGGGCCCTGATGTTCTCCGGCCCCATGCCCATGGCGGAGTTCCGGCGCCGTATCTGGGACCGGGGTTTTGGCGGCGGCGATCCCTTGCGTGACCTGGCCCCTGGTCTGGAGCGTGATGTTATCGGCGTGGTCGAGACCGGTGAGTTCCGTCGGAAAAAACCCTTCTGGGCCAACCGTGACTCTGCTGCTCCCTGTACCTTTTTCTGCCCCATTCATATTCCGACCATTGACCGTTTGCGTCTGATTCGTGAAGGCCGTACCGAAGAAGCCTACGAGATGCTGTTGCGCTACACGCCGTTGCCTGCCTCTGTCTGCGGCACTATCTGTCCGAACCTCTGTATTCAGAACTGTTCGCGTGAGAAAATCGACTACTCCATCGACGCCTCGGTGCTCGGTCGTGCAGTGCATGCCGTTGATCCGCCTAAGGCCAAAGATCCGGTCGGCAAGAAGGTGGCTATTATCGGTGGTGGTCCCGCTGGTATGGCAGCTGCCTGGCATCTGGCCCTTAATGGGGTTGAAGCACATATCTTTGAGCGCGATAATCGCCTTGGTGGTAAGCTCGCTCAGACCATCCCTTGGGAGCGTCTCTCCCAGGCCGTATGGGATGTGGAAATCGATCGTTTCATGAAAACGGACAACCTCCATGTCAATCTTGAAGCGACCTTGAGTAAAGATACAGTTGAAGAGCTCAAGAAAGACTTTGATTACGTGGTGGTTGCTGTTGGTACCCATCAGCCGCGTACGCTGTCTTTCCCCGGTCACGAGCAGGTCATTCCGGCGCTGGATTACCTTAAGGCCGCCAAAAGCGACAGCCCCATGAAAACCGGCAAACAGGTGGTGGTTATCGGTGCGGGGAACGTTGGCTGTGACGTTGCCGCCGAGGCCTATCGTCTGGGCGCAGATCAGGTCACTTTGATCGATGTCCAGAAACCTCAGGCCTTTGGTAAAGAGCGTGCCGCTGCCGAGGAACTTGGCGCCACCTTTAAATGGCCGTTCATGACCAAAGAGGTCACCGCTGAGGGCGTGATCGGTTCCGATGGGACCGTGCTGCCTGCGCAGACAGTGATTATCTCGATTGGTGATATTCCAAGCCTTCCCTTCTTGCCTGATTCCGTTGAGGTGGTCAAGGTGGCCGGTGCCTCATGGATTAAGACCGATGAGGCTGGACGTACCTCCGATCCTCAAATACTGGCGGTGGGTGATGTTGAAAAACCCGGTCTGGCAACCAACGCTCTGGGCGCGGGTAAGCGGACCGCCGACTATCTGCTCGCCACCATCAATGGAGAAGACTGGCTGCCCTTCCGTCAGCGGATGGTTGACTACGAATCATTGACTCTGGCCCACTACGACCCGGTCACCGATCGTGGTCGCACCGAGGACCAGCAGGCTGCCCGCTGTCTGAGCTGCGGTTCCTGCCGTGACTGTCATCTTTGTGAAACAGTCTGTCCCACCGGCGCGATCTTCCGCCGAGAGATCGTTGCAGGCGCCGATGGTGTCAGCTACGAATACGTGTCCGAGGATGAGAAATGTATCGCCTGCGGATTCTGCGCTGATACCTGTCCCTGTGGCATCTGGGTTATGCGGCCTTTCTAA